In one Rugosibacter aromaticivorans genomic region, the following are encoded:
- a CDS encoding acyl-CoA dehydrogenase has translation MFWLLFISIGVIVIAVFGLPGLRRLVITGPVFALYKKILPMMSQTESDALEAGTVWWEGELFSGKPQWEKLLAYPAPKLTPAEQSFLDNECAELCRLTNDWEATQVHHDLSRAAWQFVKDKGFLGMIIPRHYGGLEFSAYAHSQVVQKLSTRSSAAAVSVMVPNSLGPAELLLRYGTEEQKNYYLPRLAKGLEIPAFALTNPHAGSDAAAIPDTGIVCRGEWQGQQVIGMRVTWEKRYITLGPVCTLLGLAFHLHDPDHLLGEVEDIGITCALVPSNHPGVNIGRRHWPLNAVFQNGPNSGEDVFMPLDWIIGGPQRAGQGWRMLMECLAAGRAISLPSTSTGIAKLAVRATGGYARVRSQFNLAIGKFEGVEEALTRMGGNTYLMDAARMMTAGAVDLGEHPSVASAIVKYHVTERARQVVNDAMDILGGKGICLGPGNFMGRAYQQIPIAITVEGANILTRSLIIFGQGAIRCHPYVLREMQAAQNEDARAGLRAFDAALVGHLGFAIGNALRAVWLGLTGSHFASVPKNMAPETKRYYQQLTRFSAAFAFLSDVAMLVLGGGLKRREKLSARLGDILSLMYLASATLKRYEDEGRQAADAQLVHWAIWDAMFKAQNAFEGVLANFPNKAVAWFLARIIFPLGRPYVVPADALGHDVAKCLIEPSVTRDRLTAGMYLPQNEAEAINDAVGVIELALEATRAAEPAEAKLRAAEKAGKVGAGDTANNAANNERECLHQAQQTGILTLEEAALIAHRYDLRDKVIRVDDFPSDFSVAAHD, from the coding sequence GAAAAATTGCTGGCTTATCCAGCACCGAAGCTCACGCCCGCCGAGCAATCTTTTCTCGATAACGAATGCGCGGAGTTGTGTCGCCTGACCAATGACTGGGAGGCGACGCAGGTTCACCACGATCTGTCCCGCGCCGCCTGGCAGTTCGTCAAGGACAAGGGTTTTCTCGGCATGATCATTCCACGTCACTATGGCGGGCTGGAATTCTCGGCCTATGCGCACTCGCAGGTGGTGCAAAAATTGTCCACACGATCTTCCGCAGCGGCGGTTTCTGTCATGGTGCCCAATTCGCTGGGGCCAGCCGAGTTGCTGTTGCGCTATGGTACGGAAGAACAGAAAAACTACTATCTGCCACGCCTGGCCAAAGGGCTTGAAATCCCAGCCTTCGCGCTGACCAATCCGCATGCCGGTTCAGACGCCGCCGCGATTCCTGACACCGGCATCGTGTGTAGGGGCGAATGGCAGGGGCAGCAGGTCATCGGCATGCGCGTCACCTGGGAGAAGCGCTACATCACGCTGGGGCCGGTGTGTACGCTCCTCGGCCTGGCCTTTCATCTGCACGACCCGGATCATCTGCTGGGCGAAGTTGAAGACATTGGCATTACCTGCGCGCTGGTACCGAGCAATCATCCCGGCGTGAATATCGGCCGCCGTCATTGGCCGTTGAATGCGGTGTTTCAGAACGGGCCGAACTCGGGCGAAGATGTGTTCATGCCGCTGGACTGGATCATCGGCGGGCCGCAGAGGGCCGGCCAGGGCTGGCGCATGCTGATGGAATGCCTGGCGGCAGGACGGGCGATCTCACTGCCATCGACAAGCACCGGCATAGCCAAGTTGGCCGTGCGCGCCACCGGCGGCTATGCGCGCGTGCGCAGCCAGTTCAATCTGGCGATTGGCAAATTTGAAGGCGTCGAAGAAGCGCTGACGCGCATGGGTGGCAACACTTACCTGATGGACGCGGCGCGGATGATGACCGCAGGCGCGGTCGATCTGGGCGAACATCCATCGGTGGCCTCAGCGATTGTCAAATACCACGTCACCGAACGCGCGCGTCAGGTGGTGAATGATGCGATGGATATCCTCGGCGGCAAGGGCATTTGCCTTGGCCCCGGCAACTTCATGGGGCGCGCGTATCAACAGATTCCCATCGCCATCACCGTTGAAGGCGCGAACATTCTCACACGCAGCCTCATCATCTTCGGCCAGGGCGCGATCCGTTGCCATCCGTATGTGCTGCGCGAAATGCAGGCAGCGCAAAATGAGGATGCGCGGGCCGGTTTGCGTGCATTCGATGCGGCGCTGGTTGGCCACCTCGGGTTTGCGATTGGCAACGCGCTACGGGCTGTGTGGTTGGGGCTCACCGGTTCGCATTTCGCGAGCGTGCCAAAAAATATGGCACCGGAAACGAAGCGCTACTATCAGCAGCTCACCCGCTTTTCAGCCGCGTTTGCGTTTCTTTCCGACGTGGCTATGCTGGTGCTGGGCGGTGGCTTGAAACGTCGTGAGAAGCTCTCCGCGCGGCTGGGCGATATTTTGTCGCTGATGTATCTCGCCTCGGCCACGCTCAAGCGCTATGAAGACGAAGGCCGTCAGGCTGCTGATGCGCAGCTGGTGCATTGGGCGATCTGGGATGCGATGTTCAAGGCGCAGAATGCGTTTGAAGGCGTGCTCGCCAATTTTCCAAACAAGGCCGTCGCCTGGTTTCTGGCGCGGATTATTTTTCCGCTCGGCCGCCCGTATGTGGTGCCAGCTGATGCACTGGGGCATGACGTGGCGAAGTGCCTGATCGAACCTTCTGTCACGCGCGACCGGCTGACTGCCGGCATGTATCTGCCGCAAAATGAGGCCGAAGCCATTAACGATGCCGTGGGTGTCATCGAACTGGCGCTGGAGGCGACGCGCGCAGCAGAGCCCGCCGAGGCCAAACTGCGCGCAGCCGAAAAGGCTGGGAAAGTCGGCGCTGGTGACACGGCAAACAACGCGGCGAATAATGAGCGCGAATGCCTGCATCAGGCGCAGCAGACAGGTATTTTGACCCTTGAAGAAGCCGCGCTAATTGCACACCGCTACGATCTGCGCGACAAGGTGATTCGTGTGGATGATTTTCCGTCGGATTTTTCTGTGGCAGCGCACGATTAG
- a CDS encoding acyl-CoA dehydrogenase yields the protein MSTDVAKPAAKFSWDDPLLIDGQLTEDERLLRDAARDYCQGKLAPRIQLAFRNETTDPGIFREMGEMGLLGATIGTEYGGAGLNYVSYGLIAREVERVDSGYRSMMSVQSSLVMVPINEFGNAAQKQKYLPKLASGEWIGCFGLTEPNHGSDPGSMITRAKKVAGGFRLSGAKMWITNSPIADVFVVWAKNDEGIIKGFILEKGMPGLSAPAIHGKVGLRSSITGEIVMDEVFVPDENELNVSGLKGPFTCLDSARYGIAWGALGAAEDCWFRARQYVLDRHQFGRPLAANQLVQKKLADMQTEITLGLQGCLRLGRMKDDGVASPEITSMMKRNSCGKSLDIARVARDMLGGNGISDEFGVIRHMVNLEVVNTYEGTHDVHALILGRAQTGIQAFS from the coding sequence ATGAGCACCGATGTTGCCAAACCTGCCGCCAAATTTAGCTGGGACGACCCGCTACTGATTGATGGACAATTGACCGAAGACGAGCGTCTGCTGCGCGACGCCGCTCGCGACTATTGCCAGGGCAAGCTGGCGCCGCGCATCCAGCTGGCCTTCCGTAATGAAACCACCGACCCCGGCATCTTCCGCGAGATGGGCGAGATGGGTTTACTCGGCGCGACAATAGGCACGGAATATGGCGGCGCGGGATTGAACTATGTCAGCTATGGCCTGATTGCGCGCGAAGTCGAGCGCGTTGATTCGGGCTACCGCTCGATGATGAGTGTGCAATCGTCACTCGTCATGGTGCCGATCAATGAATTTGGCAACGCAGCACAAAAGCAAAAGTATCTGCCCAAACTGGCCAGTGGCGAATGGATCGGCTGCTTTGGCCTGACCGAGCCGAATCATGGCTCCGACCCCGGCTCGATGATTACCCGTGCGAAAAAAGTCGCCGGCGGGTTTCGTCTGTCGGGCGCCAAGATGTGGATCACCAACTCGCCGATTGCCGATGTGTTTGTGGTCTGGGCGAAGAATGATGAGGGCATTATTAAAGGCTTCATTCTCGAAAAAGGCATGCCCGGTTTGTCGGCGCCGGCTATCCACGGCAAGGTCGGGCTGCGTTCGTCAATCACTGGCGAGATTGTCATGGATGAGGTGTTCGTGCCGGATGAAAACGAGCTCAATGTCAGCGGCCTCAAGGGGCCATTTACCTGCCTTGACTCGGCGCGTTACGGCATTGCCTGGGGCGCGCTCGGCGCGGCGGAAGACTGCTGGTTCCGCGCGCGGCAATATGTGCTGGATCGTCACCAGTTTGGTCGCCCACTGGCCGCGAATCAACTGGTGCAGAAAAAACTGGCCGACATGCAAACCGAGATCACGCTGGGCCTGCAAGGCTGTTTACGGCTGGGCCGCATGAAAGACGACGGCGTGGCATCGCCAGAAATCACCTCGATGATGAAACGCAATTCGTGCGGCAAATCGTTGGATATCGCCCGCGTCGCGCGGGATATGCTGGGTGGTAACGGTATCTCGGATGAATTTGGCGTCATCCGCCACATGGTGAATCTGGAAGTAGTGAATACGTATGAAGGCACACACGATGTGCACGCATTGATTTTGGGTCGCGCACAGACAGGCATACAAGCTTTTTCATAG
- a CDS encoding acetyl-CoA C-acetyltransferase: MMTNEPIYIIDGARTPFLKSRNRPGPFSASDLATLSGRALLARQAFAPDALDEVIIGCASPGVDETNIGRVISLRLGCGNKVPGWTVMRNCASGMQAIDSAIANIQRGRASLVLAGGVDALSRTPLLYSIPMVQWFSDMSAARSFGGKLKLFLRLRPSALLSPVIGIERGLTDPVVGLMMGQTAENLAWKFGITRQEMDAYSVESHRRLAAAQDAGHLDEIVPLIGVDGTVYKNDDGVRRDSSMENLARLKPFFDRTYGAVTAGNSSQITDGAAWLVLASAAAVEQWKLQPIGRIVDTQWAALDPALMGLGPVHATTPILQRHGLQLSDIDAWEINEAFAAQVLGCLRAWNDDEYCRSELGLTHAMGQIDQSKINVDGGAIALGHPVGASGARIVLHLLHVLRREKKKRGIATICIGGGQGGAVLVEAL; the protein is encoded by the coding sequence ATGATGACCAATGAACCGATTTACATCATCGATGGCGCACGCACACCGTTTCTAAAATCGCGCAACAGGCCGGGGCCGTTTTCTGCTTCCGATCTGGCCACGCTCTCTGGTCGCGCACTGCTGGCGCGGCAGGCATTCGCACCCGATGCACTGGATGAAGTCATCATTGGCTGCGCCAGCCCTGGCGTGGATGAAACCAACATCGGCCGCGTTATTTCGCTGCGCCTGGGTTGCGGCAATAAAGTGCCTGGCTGGACGGTGATGCGCAATTGCGCCTCCGGCATGCAGGCGATTGATTCGGCGATTGCCAATATCCAGCGCGGACGTGCCAGCCTGGTGCTGGCCGGTGGTGTCGATGCGCTGTCGCGCACCCCGCTGCTTTATTCCATCCCCATGGTGCAGTGGTTTTCGGACATGAGTGCAGCGCGCAGCTTTGGCGGGAAGTTGAAGCTGTTTCTCCGCCTGCGGCCGAGTGCGCTGCTCTCACCGGTGATCGGTATTGAGCGCGGCCTCACCGACCCGGTGGTCGGCCTGATGATGGGCCAGACGGCGGAAAATCTGGCATGGAAATTTGGTATCACACGGCAGGAGATGGATGCCTATTCCGTCGAGAGCCATCGTCGCTTGGCCGCCGCGCAGGACGCCGGTCACCTTGACGAAATTGTGCCGCTGATTGGTGTCGATGGCACGGTGTATAAAAATGACGATGGCGTGCGGCGTGATTCGAGCATGGAAAATCTGGCACGCCTGAAACCTTTTTTCGATCGCACGTATGGTGCTGTCACCGCAGGCAACAGCTCGCAAATCACGGATGGTGCGGCCTGGCTCGTGCTGGCTTCTGCCGCTGCGGTAGAGCAATGGAAGCTGCAACCGATCGGCCGCATTGTGGATACACAATGGGCCGCGCTGGACCCGGCGCTGATGGGGCTGGGTCCCGTGCATGCGACAACGCCGATTCTGCAACGCCACGGTTTGCAGTTGAGTGACATCGACGCATGGGAGATCAATGAAGCCTTTGCCGCGCAAGTGCTGGGCTGTTTGCGCGCATGGAATGATGATGAGTATTGCCGCAGCGAACTTGGTTTGACGCATGCCATGGGGCAGATCGACCAATCCAAGATCAATGTTGATGGCGGTGCCATTGCGCTCGGCCACCCGGTGGGCGCATCGGGTGCACGCATCGTGTTGCATCTGTTACATGTCTTGCGCCGCGAGAAAAAGAAGCGCGGCATCGCCACGATTTGCATCGGTGGCGGGCAGGGCGGCGCAGTTTTGGTGGAGGCACTTTGA
- a CDS encoding 3-hydroxyacyl-CoA dehydrogenase NAD-binding domain-containing protein has product MNLIHWKLERDADGTAWAILDRKDTSTNVLTAEVMAELAALLDECDREPPKALIFKSGKATGFIAGADIEELARLDSGVAAHALIKRGWDLYNRLATVAYPTLALIRGHCLGGGTELALACRYRIAVDEAQTKIALPEVMLGIVPGWGGMLRLPQKVGAAAALDMMLTGKSIDARRAQKMGLVDVCVPPRVMDNAARILVNSGRSPCALPLLQRLLNGPLKRIVAAQARKQVARRARPEHYPAPYAILDMWAHHSGNALAVPAEKVTSLDALITSPTTKNLLRVFFLQERLKGFGKEAANFAPRHVHVVGAGVMGGDIAAWCALSGLTVTLQDQSVERIAPAIARAALLFEKKLRDKTAAHFALDRLIADAHGDGVRQADVIIEAIFENLEAKQKLFAEIERRAKPEALLASNTSSLRLVDIALALQQPARLAGIHFFNPVAQMSLVEVVASDTTSTITAQQAAAFVRQIDKLPLPVKDAPGFLVNAVLAPYLNEAMRCVDEGIAPETIDAAALAFGMPMGPIELADTVGLDIALAVGRQLVAAEIQPKKLGELVAAGHLGKKSGQGFYVWVAGKAQKTAAGVAGVSAAGLMQRLLKPLLAATAGRVAAGVVQDADLADAGVIFGTGFAPYTGGPMNYRAQHPDTE; this is encoded by the coding sequence ATGAACCTCATACACTGGAAACTGGAACGCGATGCCGACGGCACGGCTTGGGCGATTCTTGATCGAAAAGACACATCCACCAATGTGCTGACTGCCGAGGTGATGGCTGAGCTCGCCGCGCTGCTTGATGAATGCGACCGCGAGCCACCCAAGGCGCTGATTTTCAAATCCGGGAAAGCGACGGGCTTCATCGCCGGAGCGGACATCGAAGAATTAGCCCGGCTCGATTCAGGCGTGGCAGCCCATGCGCTGATCAAACGCGGCTGGGATTTATATAACCGTCTGGCGACTGTGGCTTACCCCACGCTGGCGCTGATTCGCGGGCATTGCCTGGGCGGAGGCACCGAGCTGGCGCTGGCTTGTCGCTACCGCATTGCGGTGGATGAAGCGCAAACCAAAATCGCTCTGCCCGAGGTGATGCTGGGCATTGTGCCTGGTTGGGGCGGCATGTTGCGTCTGCCGCAAAAAGTCGGTGCTGCTGCCGCGCTGGACATGATGCTGACGGGAAAAAGCATCGATGCGCGACGCGCGCAAAAAATGGGCTTGGTGGATGTCTGCGTGCCGCCGCGCGTGATGGACAATGCTGCCCGCATATTAGTGAATTCCGGCCGGTCGCCGTGCGCATTGCCATTGCTGCAACGCTTGTTGAATGGCCCCTTGAAGCGCATCGTCGCCGCGCAGGCAAGAAAACAAGTCGCCCGTCGCGCACGGCCGGAACACTATCCCGCGCCGTATGCCATTCTCGACATGTGGGCGCACCACAGTGGCAATGCGCTGGCCGTGCCGGCGGAAAAAGTCACCTCGCTTGACGCGCTGATTACGTCGCCCACTACAAAAAATCTGCTGCGCGTGTTTTTCTTGCAAGAACGACTCAAGGGTTTTGGAAAAGAAGCCGCGAACTTTGCACCTCGCCATGTGCATGTGGTTGGCGCGGGCGTCATGGGCGGTGACATTGCCGCATGGTGCGCCTTGTCCGGCCTGACGGTCACCTTGCAGGATCAAAGCGTGGAACGCATCGCCCCGGCCATTGCCCGCGCGGCGTTGCTGTTCGAGAAAAAGCTGCGCGATAAAACGGCTGCGCATTTTGCGCTTGACCGGCTCATTGCGGATGCGCATGGCGACGGTGTGCGCCAGGCTGATGTCATCATCGAGGCCATTTTTGAAAACCTGGAAGCCAAGCAAAAACTGTTTGCCGAGATCGAACGCCGCGCCAAGCCGGAGGCGCTGCTGGCATCCAACACCTCGTCGCTGCGGCTGGTGGACATTGCTCTCGCGCTGCAACAGCCGGCGCGGCTGGCGGGCATACATTTCTTCAATCCCGTGGCGCAGATGTCACTTGTCGAAGTCGTGGCAAGTGACACTACCTCAACCATTACCGCGCAACAGGCCGCAGCCTTCGTGCGCCAGATAGACAAGTTGCCACTGCCCGTGAAAGACGCGCCAGGTTTTTTAGTGAATGCCGTCTTGGCGCCTTACCTGAATGAAGCCATGCGCTGCGTGGATGAAGGTATTGCGCCAGAAACCATCGATGCTGCTGCACTCGCTTTTGGCATGCCCATGGGGCCGATTGAATTGGCTGATACCGTGGGCCTGGATATCGCACTCGCCGTGGGTCGACAGTTGGTTGCCGCTGAGATACAGCCAAAGAAACTGGGTGAACTGGTGGCCGCTGGTCACCTGGGCAAAAAGAGCGGGCAGGGTTTTTATGTGTGGGTGGCAGGGAAGGCGCAAAAAACGGCGGCAGGTGTCGCAGGTGTCAGTGCTGCCGGCTTGATGCAACGATTGCTCAAACCGCTGCTTGCCGCCACGGCCGGGCGGGTGGCCGCAGGCGTGGTGCAAGATGCTGACCTCGCCGATGCCGGTGTCATCTTCGGCACTGGTTTCGCGCCTTATACCGGCGGCCCGATGAATTACCGCGCACAGCATCCCGACACGGAGTGA
- a CDS encoding class I SAM-dependent methyltransferase yields MKHFYDTCVLPHVIDFACGLPTFERGRIDLLPEASGRVLEIGMGTGRNLPYYQPEKLTCLCGLDPGLHPKAEQRAKAAGLVILPMPLSAERIPMQDHSFDCVVSTYTLCTIPDIGAALKEVYRVLAPGGRLLFLEHGAAPEHNVRRWQDRITPYWKAVAGGCHLNREMPALLQAAGFRIDRLTQRFSPGPRLLTYLYTGVAFRD; encoded by the coding sequence ATGAAACATTTTTACGATACTTGCGTTTTACCGCACGTCATTGACTTTGCGTGTGGCTTGCCGACTTTTGAGCGGGGTCGCATCGACCTCTTGCCCGAAGCTTCAGGCCGGGTGCTGGAAATCGGCATGGGGACGGGACGTAATTTGCCGTATTACCAGCCGGAAAAATTAACCTGTCTGTGCGGGCTTGACCCAGGGCTACATCCCAAAGCAGAGCAACGGGCCAAGGCGGCGGGGCTGGTTATTTTGCCCATGCCGCTTTCAGCCGAGCGCATTCCGATGCAGGATCACAGCTTTGATTGTGTGGTGTCCACCTACACGCTATGTACTATTCCTGATATCGGTGCTGCACTCAAAGAAGTTTATCGTGTGCTTGCGCCCGGCGGGCGCTTATTGTTTTTGGAGCACGGGGCAGCGCCGGAGCACAACGTGCGGCGCTGGCAAGATCGCATCACGCCCTATTGGAAGGCTGTCGCGGGTGGATGCCACCTTAACCGCGAGATGCCTGCTTTACTGCAAGCGGCTGGATTCAGGATCGATCGCCTGACGCAGCGCTTTTCCCCCGGCCCGCGATTGCTGACTTATCTTTATACGGGTGTCGCTTTCAGGGATTGA
- a CDS encoding acyl-CoA thioesterase, which yields MTTATKVNENLLASPQGTLELRVVPMPSDVNGAGDIFGGWVMAQVDIAGGFAAQRRARGRVATVAVTSFTFKQPISVGDQVSFYTQIIRVGHTSIAVDVQVFAERHPEDPVIVKVTEAQLVYVALNADGSKRLVPIEPMVAALTRA from the coding sequence ATGACAACTGCAACGAAAGTTAATGAAAATTTACTCGCTTCGCCACAGGGCACACTTGAGCTACGCGTGGTGCCTATGCCTTCGGATGTCAATGGCGCGGGCGATATTTTTGGTGGCTGGGTGATGGCGCAGGTGGATATTGCCGGGGGGTTTGCCGCGCAACGTCGCGCCCGCGGGCGAGTGGCGACTGTGGCGGTTACCTCATTTACTTTCAAGCAGCCGATTTCTGTGGGCGATCAAGTGAGCTTTTATACGCAGATTATCCGTGTCGGACACACGTCCATCGCGGTGGATGTGCAGGTGTTTGCAGAACGCCACCCCGAAGACCCGGTGATCGTCAAAGTGACTGAAGCGCAGCTGGTGTACGTTGCACTCAATGCCGATGGTAGCAAGCGCCTCGTGCCAATAGAGCCGATGGTGGCTGCACTCACCCGCGCGTAG
- a CDS encoding ABCB family ABC transporter ATP-binding protein/permease, which produces MRRSSISLPAALPATRRDWHTIKTLLPYLWAWKARVIFALVCLITAKLTNIAVPLVFKDIIDSFTLPREQAYLLVPVGLLAAYGALRFSTALFSELREILFARVTQQAVRTIALQVFEHLHALSLRFHLERQTGGLTRDVERGTRSISSLISYTLYSILPTFVEIALVLGILLYRYRWDFGLITFITLLAYVTFTVVVSNWRTHLRRTVNELDSAANVRAVDSLINFETVKYFNNEAWERTRYDEQLKKWEAAQIKSQISLSWLNLGQSLIIAAGVSLMMWRAADGVAAGRMTVGDIVLVNAFLIQLYLPLNHLGVLYREIRQALTDIERMFALLDTNREVRDAPDARPLFADSKMAPCAIEFDHVNFSYDPARQILFDMSLKVGAGKTVAVVGHSGSGKSTLARLLFRFYDVDSGGITINGNDLRALQQISLRAAIGIVPQDTVLFNDTIFYNIQYGRPDAPRAEVLAAAQAAHIHEFIERLPEGYNTRVGERGLKLSGGEKQRVAIARALLKNPPILIFDEATSALDSKTEKAIQAELDLAALGRTTLIIAHRLSTVMNADEILVLDAGRIIERGTHRALLDQGGLYAQMWALQQQEKNDTENTAITDTLALAG; this is translated from the coding sequence ATGCGCCGATCTTCTATTTCACTGCCTGCCGCCTTGCCAGCCACGCGTCGCGACTGGCACACGATCAAAACCTTGCTGCCTTATTTGTGGGCATGGAAGGCGCGGGTGATTTTTGCGCTGGTCTGCCTGATTACCGCAAAGCTCACCAACATTGCTGTACCGCTGGTGTTCAAAGACATCATCGATTCTTTTACCTTGCCGCGCGAGCAGGCTTACCTTTTGGTGCCGGTCGGCCTGCTCGCCGCCTACGGCGCGCTGCGGTTTTCTACCGCGCTGTTTTCCGAGCTGCGCGAAATTCTTTTCGCCCGCGTCACGCAACAGGCAGTGCGCACCATTGCCTTGCAAGTCTTCGAGCATCTGCATGCGCTCTCGCTGCGCTTTCATCTGGAGCGGCAAACGGGAGGGCTCACGCGCGATGTCGAGCGTGGCACGCGCTCGATCAGTTCGCTCATCAGCTACACGCTGTATTCCATCCTGCCGACGTTCGTTGAAATTGCGCTGGTGCTGGGCATTTTGCTTTATCGCTACAGGTGGGATTTCGGCCTCATCACGTTCATCACCTTGCTTGCTTATGTCACCTTTACCGTAGTTGTCAGCAACTGGCGCACGCATCTGCGGCGCACGGTGAACGAGCTGGATTCCGCAGCCAATGTGCGTGCGGTGGATAGCTTGATTAATTTCGAGACGGTGAAGTATTTCAACAACGAAGCATGGGAGCGCACCCGCTACGACGAGCAGTTGAAAAAATGGGAGGCCGCGCAGATCAAGAGCCAGATTTCGCTCTCCTGGCTTAACCTCGGCCAGTCACTCATTATCGCCGCTGGCGTCAGCCTGATGATGTGGCGCGCCGCAGACGGTGTGGCCGCGGGGCGCATGACGGTGGGCGACATCGTGCTGGTGAATGCCTTCCTGATTCAGCTCTACCTGCCGCTGAATCACCTGGGCGTGCTCTATCGCGAGATTCGCCAGGCGCTCACCGACATCGAGCGCATGTTCGCTTTGCTCGACACCAACCGCGAAGTGCGCGACGCGCCCGACGCGCGGCCTTTGTTTGCGGATAGCAAGATGGCGCCTTGCGCGATTGAATTTGATCACGTTAATTTCAGTTACGACCCGGCGCGGCAGATTCTGTTTGATATGTCGTTAAAAGTCGGCGCTGGCAAGACGGTGGCTGTGGTGGGTCACAGCGGCTCGGGCAAGTCCACGCTGGCCCGTTTGCTATTCCGTTTTTATGATGTTGATTCCGGCGGCATCACGATTAACGGCAACGATTTGCGCGCCTTGCAGCAGATCTCGTTACGCGCCGCCATCGGTATCGTGCCGCAAGATACGGTGCTGTTCAATGACACGATTTTTTACAACATCCAGTATGGCCGCCCGGATGCGCCGCGCGCCGAAGTGCTTGCCGCTGCACAAGCAGCGCACATTCACGAATTTATCGAGCGCCTGCCTGAGGGCTACAACACGCGCGTGGGCGAGCGGGGCCTGAAACTTTCGGGTGGTGAAAAACAGCGCGTGGCGATTGCCCGCGCCCTGCTCAAAAATCCACCCATCCTGATTTTTGATGAAGCCACTTCTGCGTTGGATTCGAAAACAGAAAAAGCCATTCAGGCCGAACTCGATCTGGCCGCTCTTGGGCGCACCACGTTGATCATCGCGCATCGGCTGTCCACGGTGATGAATGCCGATGAAATTCTGGTGCTGGATGCCGGCCGTATTATTGAGCGCGGCACGCATCGCGCTCTGCTTGATCAAGGCGGGCTGTATGCGCAGATGTGGGCGTTGCAGCAGCAAGAAAAAAACGACACAGAAAATACGGCGATAACTGACACTCTTGCCCTCGCAGGGTGA
- the modA gene encoding molybdate ABC transporter substrate-binding protein: MSVLLLSLSLPAHAEKITIAAAADLKFALDEMIAAFPLNPSTDEVAVTYGSSGKFFTQIQQGAPFDLYFSADIALPRTLAKNGFAASDVTPYAVGRLVLWSAHRDAAKMTLASLTDPQITRIAIANPQHAPYGQRAEEALRAADVWPQIAPKLVYGENIAQAAQFVQTGNAQVGLIALSLALSPPLASQGGYWLIPDTLHQPLEQGFIITRRAANSALAHRFADYLRTPSARAVLARYGFALPGEAVVK, translated from the coding sequence ATGAGTGTTCTGTTGCTTTCCCTTTCCCTCCCGGCACATGCTGAAAAAATAACCATCGCTGCGGCAGCCGATCTCAAATTCGCCCTGGATGAAATGATCGCCGCATTCCCGCTGAACCCCAGCACAGACGAGGTGGCGGTGACTTATGGCTCCTCCGGCAAATTCTTTACGCAGATTCAGCAGGGTGCGCCGTTTGACCTGTATTTTTCTGCGGACATTGCCTTGCCGCGCACGTTGGCAAAAAACGGGTTTGCGGCCTCTGATGTCACGCCTTATGCGGTGGGACGCCTGGTGTTATGGAGTGCACATCGTGATGCCGCAAAGATGACGCTGGCCAGCTTGACGGACCCGCAAATCACGCGCATCGCCATCGCCAATCCGCAGCACGCGCCCTATGGTCAGCGGGCGGAAGAAGCGCTGCGTGCGGCGGATGTGTGGCCACAGATCGCCCCTAAGCTGGTGTATGGCGAGAACATCGCGCAGGCCGCGCAATTTGTGCAGACGGGCAATGCGCAGGTGGGCCTCATTGCCTTATCCCTGGCGTTAAGCCCGCCGCTGGCAAGCCAAGGCGGATATTGGCTGATACCGGACACCCTGCATCAACCGCTGGAACAAGGTTTCATCATTACCCGGCGTGCGGCGAACAGCGCCTTGGCTCATCGCTTTGCAGATTACCTGCGCACGCCTTCCGCGCGCGCCGTGCTGGCTCGTTATGGCTTCGCGTTGCCCGGTGAAGCGGTTGTGAAATAG